A portion of the Rhinopithecus roxellana isolate Shanxi Qingling chromosome 19, ASM756505v1, whole genome shotgun sequence genome contains these proteins:
- the CYGB gene encoding cytoglobin isoform X2, which yields MEKVPGEMEIERRERSEELSEAERKAVQATWARLYANCEDVGVAILVRFFVNFPSAKQYFSQFKHMEEPLEMERSPQLRKHACRVMGALNTVVENLHDPDKVSSVLALVGKAHALKHKVEPVYFKILSGVILEVVAEECANDFPPETQRAWAKLRGLIYSHVTAAYKEVGWVQQVPNATTPPATLPSSGP from the exons ATGGAGAAAGTGCCAGGCGAGATGGAGATCGAGCGCAGGGAGCGGAGCGAGGAGCTGTCCGAGGCGGAGAGGAAGGCGGTGCAGGCTACGTGGGCCCGGCTCTATGCCAACTGCGAGGACGTGGGGGTGGCCATCCTGGTGAG GTTCTTTGTGAACTTCCCCTCGGCCAAGCAGTACTTCAGCCAGTTCAAGCACATGGAGGAACCCCTGGAGATGGAGCGGAGCCCCCAGCTGCGGAAGCACGCCTGCCGAGTCATGGGGGCCCTCAACACTGTCGTGGAGAACCTGCACGACCCCGACAAGGTGTCCTCTGTGCTGGCCCTTGTGGGGAAAGCCCATGCCCTCAAGCACAAGGTGGAACCAGTGTACTTCAAG ATCCTCTCTGGGGTCATTCTGGAGGTGGTCGCTGAGGAATGTGCCAATGACTTCCCACCTGAGACGCAGAGAGCCTGGGCCAAGCTGCGTGGCCTCATCTACAGCCACGTGACCGCTGCCTACAAGGAagtgggctgggtgcagcagGTCCCCAACGCCACCAC
- the CYGB gene encoding cytoglobin isoform X1 — MEKVPGEMEIERRERSEELSEAERKAVQATWARLYANCEDVGVAILVRFFVNFPSAKQYFSQFKHMEEPLEMERSPQLRKHACRVMGALNTVVENLHDPDKVSSVLALVGKAHALKHKVEPVYFKILSGVILEVVAEECANDFPPETQRAWAKLRGLIYSHVTAAYKEVGWVQQVPNATTEKDPELPWASRLA; from the exons ATGGAGAAAGTGCCAGGCGAGATGGAGATCGAGCGCAGGGAGCGGAGCGAGGAGCTGTCCGAGGCGGAGAGGAAGGCGGTGCAGGCTACGTGGGCCCGGCTCTATGCCAACTGCGAGGACGTGGGGGTGGCCATCCTGGTGAG GTTCTTTGTGAACTTCCCCTCGGCCAAGCAGTACTTCAGCCAGTTCAAGCACATGGAGGAACCCCTGGAGATGGAGCGGAGCCCCCAGCTGCGGAAGCACGCCTGCCGAGTCATGGGGGCCCTCAACACTGTCGTGGAGAACCTGCACGACCCCGACAAGGTGTCCTCTGTGCTGGCCCTTGTGGGGAAAGCCCATGCCCTCAAGCACAAGGTGGAACCAGTGTACTTCAAG ATCCTCTCTGGGGTCATTCTGGAGGTGGTCGCTGAGGAATGTGCCAATGACTTCCCACCTGAGACGCAGAGAGCCTGGGCCAAGCTGCGTGGCCTCATCTACAGCCACGTGACCGCTGCCTACAAGGAagtgggctgggtgcagcagGTCCCCAACGCCACCAC
- the PRCD gene encoding photoreceptor disk component PRCD, whose amino-acid sequence MCTTLFLLSTLAMLWRRRFANRVQPEPSDVDGAARGSSVDADPQSSGREKGPLK is encoded by the exons ATGTGCACCACCCTTTTCCTGCTCAGCACCCTGGCCATGCTCTGGCGCCGCCGATTTGCCAACCGAGTCCAACC AGAGCCCAGCGACGTGGATGGGGCAGCTAGGGGCAGCAGCGTGGACGCGGACCCTCAGTCCTCAGGCAG GGAGAAAGGACCTCTGAAGTAA